AGGATGTGAATGGTGAATATCTAAGCCTTCGTGTACGTTTTGCTCTGGTTCGCCGTGAGTCAGGTTTTATCTCTGGTTTGGTTGCCGTTTTACATGATACGACCGAACAGGAGAAGGAAGAGCGTGAGCGAAGACTCTTTGTTTCTAACGTGAGTCACGAGTTGCGAACTCCTTTGACCAGTGTTAAATCTTATCTTGAAGCCTTGGACGAGGGAGCCCTGTATGATCCTGTTGCTCCTGATTTTATCAAGGTTTCACTCGATGAAACCAACCGTATGATGCGGATGGTGACAGATCTCTTGCATCTCTCTCGTATTGATAATACGACAAGTCAGCTAGATGTGGAATTGATTAATTTTACAGCATTCATCACCTTTATTCTCAACCGCTTTGATAAGATGAGAAGTCAGGATGACGAGAAAAAATATGAGCTTGTCAGAGATTACCCTATTAATTCAGTTTGGATCGAGATTGATACCGATAAGATGACTCAGGTGATTGATAATATTCTTAACAATGCCATTAAGTACTCACCAGATGGTGGGAAAATCACTGTCAGCATGAAAACTACTGATGACCAGATGATTTTATCCATCAAAGACCAAGGTCTAGGTATTCCAAAGCAAGATTTGCCTAAGATTTTTGACCGCTTCTACCGTGTGGATCGTGCAAGAAGCCGGGCTCAAGGTGGAACTGGTCTAGGTCTGGCGATCGCAAAAGAAATCATCAAACAACACAATGGCTTTATATGGGCCAAAAGTGAATACGGTAAGGGCTCAACCTTTACCATAGTGCTCCCTTATGATAAGGATGCCGTAAAAGAAGAAATATGGGAGGACGAAATAGAAGACTAGAATGAGTGAAAAAGGCTTTAAATACAGTATTTTAGCATCAGGTTCCAGTGGAAATTCCTTTTATCTGGAAACCCCAAAAAAGAAAATCCTAGTAGATGCAGGCCTGTCTGGTAAGAAAATTACAAGTCTTTTGAGTGAAATCAATCGTAAACCTGAAGATTTGGATGCGATTTTGATTACGCATGAGCATTCAGACCATATTCATGGAGTCGGTGTCTTGGCTCGCAAATATGGCATGGACCTTTACGCCAATGAAAAGACTTGGCAGGCTATGGAAAATAGCAAGTACCTCGGTAAGGTGGACTCTTCGCAGAAGCATATCTTTGAAATGGGCAAAACCAAAACCTTTGGCGATATCGACATTGAGAGTTTTGGGGTTAGCCATGATGCGGCAGCACCACAGTTTTACCGCTTTATGAAGGATGACAAGAGTTTTGTCATGTTGACCGATACAGGTTATGTAAGTGACCGTATGGCTGGAATAGTCGAAAATGCTGACGGTTACCTCATCGAGTCCAACCACGATGTAGAGATTTTGCGAGCAGGATCTTACGCTTGGCGTCTCAAACAGCGAATTCTATCGGATCTCGGTCATCTTTCTAACGAAGACGGTGCTGAGGCCATGATTCGTACAATGGGAAATCGGACTAAGAAAATCTATCTTGGGCATTTATCCAAAGAGAACAATATCAAGGAGCTGGCTCATATGACTATGGTCAACCAGCTAGCCCAAGCGGATCTGGGAGTCGGAGTAGACTTTAAAGTTTATGATACCTCACCAGATACTGCAACACCATTAACAGATATATAAAAAGAAGGCGAGTGCCTTCTTTTCTTATGCTTAGCTATTATTTTCTACTCCAAACACCATCTAAAATATGATATAATAAGG
This Streptococcus oralis DNA region includes the following protein-coding sequences:
- a CDS encoding MBL fold metallo-hydrolase translates to MSEKGFKYSILASGSSGNSFYLETPKKKILVDAGLSGKKITSLLSEINRKPEDLDAILITHEHSDHIHGVGVLARKYGMDLYANEKTWQAMENSKYLGKVDSSQKHIFEMGKTKTFGDIDIESFGVSHDAAAPQFYRFMKDDKSFVMLTDTGYVSDRMAGIVENADGYLIESNHDVEILRAGSYAWRLKQRILSDLGHLSNEDGAEAMIRTMGNRTKKIYLGHLSKENNIKELAHMTMVNQLAQADLGVGVDFKVYDTSPDTATPLTDI
- the vicK gene encoding cell wall metabolism sensor histidine kinase VicK codes for the protein MIEDIRQTILTSDFIFILILLGFILVVTLLLLENRRDNIRLKEINQKVKDLIAGDYSQVLDLQGSTEITNITNNLNDLSEVIRLTQENLEQESKRLNSILSYMTDGVLATNRRGQITMINDMAKKQLGVQKEDVLNKSILELLKIEDEYELRDLITQIPELTIDSQDVNGEYLSLRVRFALVRRESGFISGLVAVLHDTTEQEKEERERRLFVSNVSHELRTPLTSVKSYLEALDEGALYDPVAPDFIKVSLDETNRMMRMVTDLLHLSRIDNTTSQLDVELINFTAFITFILNRFDKMRSQDDEKKYELVRDYPINSVWIEIDTDKMTQVIDNILNNAIKYSPDGGKITVSMKTTDDQMILSIKDQGLGIPKQDLPKIFDRFYRVDRARSRAQGGTGLGLAIAKEIIKQHNGFIWAKSEYGKGSTFTIVLPYDKDAVKEEIWEDEIED